In a genomic window of Larus michahellis chromosome 3, bLarMic1.1, whole genome shotgun sequence:
- the SLC25A27 gene encoding mitochondrial uncoupling protein 4 isoform X2, translated as MSPAEEEKSLPLPERWPRASKFALSACAAAVAELVTFPLDLTKTRLQVQGEAAVHRNGAAGGQAVPYRGMLRTAAGIVREEGLGKLWQGATPAVYRHIVYSGVRMVAYEHLRDSVLGRKAVVGGMSAGAIGQFFASPTDLVKVQMQMEGKRKLEGKPSRFRGVHHAFMKILSEGGIRGLWAGWVPNVQRAALVNMGDLTTYDSVKHFLLLNTPLVDNSVTHSIASCCSGLVAAVLGTPADVVKTRIMNQPRDKQGRGLLYKSSTDCLIQTVQGEGFMSLYKGFIPTWMRMAPWSLVFWLTYEQIRRICGVNSF; from the exons ATGTCACCTGCAGAAGAAGAGAAGAGCTTACCTCTTCCAGAGAGATGGCCCCGAGCCAGCAAATTCGCTCTGTCAGCCTGTGCAGCGGCTGTGGCAGAACTAG TGACTTTTCCCCTGGATCTCACGAAAACTCGGCTGCAGGTCCAAGGTGAAGCTGCTGTTCACCGCAATGGAGCTGCCGGCGGCCAGGCTGTCCCTTACCGTGGCATGCTGCGCACCGCGGCTGGCATCGTGCGAGAGGAGGGCTTAGGAAAGCTCTGGCAAGGAGCCACGCCGGCCGTCTACCGCCACATAG TGTACTCTGGCGTTCGGATGGTTGCGTACGAACACCTCCGTGACTCCGTGCTTGGCAG GAAAGCTGTAGTTGGAGGCATGTCTGCGGGTGCCATCGGACAGTTTTTCGCCAGCCCGACTGACCTGGTGAAGGTGCAGATgcagatggaaggaaaaaggaagttgGAAGGAAAGCCGTCACG GTTTCGAGGCGTGCACCATGCATTTATGAAGATCCTGTCCGAAGGAGGAATACGAGGGCTTTGGGCTGGATGGGTGCCAAATGTCCAGAGAGCGGCTCTGGTGAACATGGGAG ATCTGACCACTTATGACTCAGTGAAACACTTTTTGCTTCTGAACACGCCGCTCGTGGACAATAGTGTGACTCACAGCATTGCCAG TTGCTGTTCTGGCCTGGTAGCTGCTGTTCTGGGAACTCCTGCTGACGTGGTCAAAACCCGGATAATGAACCAGCCGAGAGATAAGCAGGGGAG AGGTCTGCTGTATAAGTCTTCCACGGACTGCCTGATTCAAACTGTACAGGGTGAAGGGTTTATGTCTCTATACAAAGGCTTTATACCAACCTGGATGCGAATG gcTCCTTGGTCACTGGTATTCTGGCTTACATATGAACAAATCAGAAGGATCTGTGgagttaattctttttaa
- the SLC25A27 gene encoding mitochondrial uncoupling protein 4 isoform X1, whose product MSPAEEEKSLPLPERWPRASKFALSACAAAVAELVTFPLDLTKTRLQVQGEAAVHRNGAAGGQAVPYRGMLRTAAGIVREEGLGKLWQGATPAVYRHIVYSGVRMVAYEHLRDSVLGRSEDESFPFWKAVVGGMSAGAIGQFFASPTDLVKVQMQMEGKRKLEGKPSRFRGVHHAFMKILSEGGIRGLWAGWVPNVQRAALVNMGDLTTYDSVKHFLLLNTPLVDNSVTHSIASCCSGLVAAVLGTPADVVKTRIMNQPRDKQGRGLLYKSSTDCLIQTVQGEGFMSLYKGFIPTWMRMAPWSLVFWLTYEQIRRICGVNSF is encoded by the exons ATGTCACCTGCAGAAGAAGAGAAGAGCTTACCTCTTCCAGAGAGATGGCCCCGAGCCAGCAAATTCGCTCTGTCAGCCTGTGCAGCGGCTGTGGCAGAACTAG TGACTTTTCCCCTGGATCTCACGAAAACTCGGCTGCAGGTCCAAGGTGAAGCTGCTGTTCACCGCAATGGAGCTGCCGGCGGCCAGGCTGTCCCTTACCGTGGCATGCTGCGCACCGCGGCTGGCATCGTGCGAGAGGAGGGCTTAGGAAAGCTCTGGCAAGGAGCCACGCCGGCCGTCTACCGCCACATAG TGTACTCTGGCGTTCGGATGGTTGCGTACGAACACCTCCGTGACTCCGTGCTTGGCAGGTCTGAGGATGAAAGCTTTCCTTTCTG GAAAGCTGTAGTTGGAGGCATGTCTGCGGGTGCCATCGGACAGTTTTTCGCCAGCCCGACTGACCTGGTGAAGGTGCAGATgcagatggaaggaaaaaggaagttgGAAGGAAAGCCGTCACG GTTTCGAGGCGTGCACCATGCATTTATGAAGATCCTGTCCGAAGGAGGAATACGAGGGCTTTGGGCTGGATGGGTGCCAAATGTCCAGAGAGCGGCTCTGGTGAACATGGGAG ATCTGACCACTTATGACTCAGTGAAACACTTTTTGCTTCTGAACACGCCGCTCGTGGACAATAGTGTGACTCACAGCATTGCCAG TTGCTGTTCTGGCCTGGTAGCTGCTGTTCTGGGAACTCCTGCTGACGTGGTCAAAACCCGGATAATGAACCAGCCGAGAGATAAGCAGGGGAG AGGTCTGCTGTATAAGTCTTCCACGGACTGCCTGATTCAAACTGTACAGGGTGAAGGGTTTATGTCTCTATACAAAGGCTTTATACCAACCTGGATGCGAATG gcTCCTTGGTCACTGGTATTCTGGCTTACATATGAACAAATCAGAAGGATCTGTGgagttaattctttttaa